Proteins encoded in a region of the Podarcis muralis chromosome 2, rPodMur119.hap1.1, whole genome shotgun sequence genome:
- the TADA3 gene encoding transcriptional adapter 3, which yields MSELKDCPLQFHDFKSVDHLKVCPRYTAVLARSEDDGIGIEELDTLQLELETLLSSASRRLRVLETETQILTDWQDKKGDRRFLKLEKKEHELGTPVKHGKPKKQKLEGKGGHSTGQGPGRPKSKNLQPKIQEYEFPDDPIDVPRIPKNDAPNRFWASVEPYCADLTSEEVRTLEELLKPPEDEAEHYKIPPLGKHYSQRWAQEDMLEEQKDGARAAVTADKKKGILGPLTELDTKDVDALLKKSESQHEQPEDGCPFGPLTQRLLQALVEENIISPIEDSPIPEIAGKDSAADGASTSPRSQNKPFSVPHTKSLEGRIKEELIAQGLLESEDRPAEDSEDEVLAELRKRQAELKALSAHNRAKKVELLRLAKEELHRQELRHRVRMADNEVMDAFRKIMAARQKKRTPTKKEKDQAWKSLKERESILKLLDG from the exons ATGTCTGAGCTAAAGGACTGTCCTCTTCAGTTCCACGATTTCAAGTCTGTGGACCACCTGAAGGTGTGCCCTCGCTACACAGCTGTGCTGGCCCGTTCGGAAGATGATGGCATCGGCATTGAAGAACTCGACACCCTGCAGCTGGAGCTCGAAACGCTGCTGTCTTCTGCCAGCCGCCGGCTTCGGGTGCTGGAGACTGAGACCCAG aTCCTGACAGATTGGCAAGACAAGAAAGGAGACAGGAGGTTTCTGAAGCTGGAAAAAAAAGAGCATGAGTTGGGCACTCCTGTCAAACATGGCAAACCCAAGAAACAGAagctggaagggaaaggaggtcaCAGCACAGGACAGGGTCCTGGTCGGCCCAAATCCAAGAACTTGCAGCCCAAAATCCAGGAGTACGAATTCCCAGATGACCCAATTGATGTGCCCCGTATCCCCAAAAATGATGCACCTAATAG GTTCTGGGCCTCGGTGGAGCCGTACTGTGCTGACCTCACCAGTGAGGAGGTGCGTACCTTAGAAGAGCTCCTCAAGCCGCCTGAAGATGAAGCAGAACACTACAAG ATCCCACCTCTGGGGAAACATTACTCCCAGCGCTGGGCCCAAGAAGACATGCTGGAGGAGCAGAAGGACGGGGCTCGAGCCGCCGTCACTGCTGACAAGAAGAAAGGCATTTTGGGGCCCCTGACAGAGCTGGACACTAAAG ATGTTGACGCTTTGCTGAAGAAGTCCGAGTCCCAGCATGAACAGCCTGAGGATGGCTGCCCCTTTGGACCTCTGACCCAGCGGCTTCTGCAGGCATTAGTAGAA GAGAACATAATCTCCCCCATCGAAGACTCGCCTATTCCTGAGATAGCAGGCAAGGACTCTGCAGCTGATGGGGCCAGCACTTCCCCCCGCAGCCAAAACAAGCCCTTCAG CGTGCCCCACACCAAGTCTCTGGAAGGCCGCATCAAAGAAGAGCTGATTGCTCAAGGCCTGCTGGAGTCGGAGGACCGGCCTGCTGAGGACTCGGAGGACGAGGTGCTGGCCGAGCTGCGGAAGAGGCAGGCTGAACTCAAAGCCCTGAGCGCGCACAACCGAGCCAAGAAAGTCGAGCTGCTCAG GCTGGCCAAGGAGGAGCTGCACAGACAGGAGCTGCGCCACCGGGTACGCATGGCTGACAACGAGGTGATGGACGCCTTCCGCAAGATCATGGCCGCCCGCCAGAAGAAGCGCACCCCGACGAAGAAGGAGAAAGACCAGGCCTGGAAGAGCCTCAAGGAGCGCGAGAGCATCCTGAAACTGCTTGATGGCTAA